AAAAAAGAGCTGCAGTCTGACGCCGATACCTACGGTGACGATCGCCGTTCCCCGCTGCATGAGCGTGGCGAAGCGAAAGCGATGAGCGAGCACGATATGGTGCCGTCTGAACCTGTGACTATTGTGCTGTCGCAGATGGGCTGGGTACGTAGCGCAAAAGGGCACGATATCGATGCCCCAGGCCTGAACTACAAAGCCGGTGACAGCTACCTTGGCTCTGCTAAAGGCAAGAGCAACCAGCCCGTGGCGTTTATCGACTCCACGGGCAGAAGCTACGCGCTTGACCCTATCACTCTGCCGTCGGCTCGTGGCCAGGGCGAGCCTTTAACCGGCAAACTTACGCCGCCGCCGGGCGCGACCGTCGACTATGTTCTGATGGCCGCAGACGATCAGAAGCTGCTGATGGCTTCGGACGCAGGCTATGGCTTCGTCTGTACCTTCAACGATGTTGTATCGCGTAACCGGGCGGGTAAAGCCCTTATTTCCCTGCCGGACAACGCACATGTCCTGCCGCCGCTGGAGATTCATAGCGCAGATGACATGCTGCTGGCCATCACCGCCGCCGGGCGTATGCTGATGTTCCCGGTAAGTGATTTACCTGAGCTGTCGAAAGGCAAGGGCAATAAAATTATCTCTATTCCGGCAGCCGAAGCGGCGAAGGGTGAGGATAAGCTGGCGCACCTGTTCGTCCTGCCGCCGCAGAGCACGCTGACCCTGCACGTCGGTAAGCGTAAAATTAAGCTGCGCCCTGAAGAGCTGCAGAAAATCACCGGCGAGCGAGGCCGCCGCGGGACGTTAATGCGTGGCCTGCAGCGTATTGACCGTGTAGAGGTCGACTCCCCAATGCGGGCTGGAGCTGGAGACAGCGAGGAATAATCCGGGGTACGGCGGCGATCTTGCCGCCGTCCGGTGTGTTTTACGCTAAAGCCGATATACTGATCACCGGCTTCGGCTCATGAGGTAGTTATGCTAGCGATTGTCCGTTTTATTATTGTCGTCATTTACTGCATCCTGGTATGCATCTTTGGCTCAATTTATTGTCTGTTTAGCCCGCGTAATCCGCGCCATGTGGCAACCTTTGGGCACCTTTTCGGTCGCCTGGCGCCGGTATTTGGCCTCAGGGTAGAAACCCGCCTCCCCGCCGGGGCTGAACACCACCCAACGGCGATATACATCGGCAACCATCAGAACAACTACGATATGGTGACGGCGGCCAATATCGTGCAGCCGCCAACGGTCACCGTCGGGAAAAAAAGCCTGGTGTGGATCCCGTTTTTTGGTCAGCTCTACTGGTTGACGGGTAACCTGCTGATTGACCGGGACAACCGGGCCAAAGCCCACAGCACCATTTCTCAGGTTGTTGAGCAGATCCGCAAGCGCAAAGTCTCTATCTGGATGTTCCCCGAGGGAACCCGCAGCCGTGGCCGCGGCCTGCTGCCGTTTAAAACCGGGGCGTTTCATGCGGCGATTGCGGCCGGCGTGCCGATTATTCCGGTGTGCGTGTCCAATACCAGCCATAAAATCAAGCTGAACCGCTGGAACAACGGCCTGGTCATTGTTGAAATGCTGCCGCCTGTTGATACCAGCGCCTATGGGAAAGATCAGGTTCGTAAGCTGGCCACCGACTGTCGTGAACTGATGATGGCCAAAATCGACGAACTCAATCAGGAAGTTGCCGCGCGCGAAGCCGCCGGCAAAATTGAAAAGAATCGGGCGCACTGATCGCCGCCTTTGGCGGTACGGTTTGTACCGCCCCTCGTTATTCAGTTTTACATGGAGCAATTATGTCACTCAGTCGGCGTCAGTTTATTCAGGCATCCGGAGTTGCGCTTTGTGCCAGCTCGGTGCCGCTGAGGGCAAACGCGGCAGGGCTGCAGCAACCTTTACCGGTTCCCCCCCTTCTTGAGTCTCGCCGCGGCCAGCCGCTATTCCTGACGTTGCAGCGCGCGCACTGGGCATTTACCGGCGGCGCGAAAGCCCCTGTCTGGGGCTTCAACGGGCGTTATATGGGGCCAACGATTCGCGTCTGGAGCGGTGACGACGTGAAGATGATTTACAGCAACCGTCTGCAGGAAAATGTGGCGATGACCATTGCTGGCCTGCAGGTGCCGGGGCCGCTGATTGGCGGTGCCGCACGCATGATGTCGCCTAACGTGGATTGGGCGCCAGTGCTGCCTATTCGCCAGCGTGCCGCAACGTTGTGGTATCACGCCAATACGCCAAACCGTACCGCAAGGCAGGTTTACAACGGTCTCGCGGGGATGTGGTTGATTGAGGATGAGGTCAGCAAAGCGCTGCCTATTCCTAACCATTACGGCGTCGATGATTTCCCGATCATCATCCAGGATAAACGGCTCGATAACTTCGGTGCGCCAGAGTACCAGGAGCCCGGCAGCGGCGGTTTTGTCGGCGATACGCTGTTGGTTAACGGGGTGCAAAGTCCTTACGTTGAGGTTTCCCGGGGCTGGGTACGCCTGCGTTTGTTAAATGCATCAAACTCGCGCCGCTATCAGCTGCAAATGAGCGATGGCCGCTCGATAGCGGTGATTTCCAGCGACCAGGGGTTCCTGCCTGCGCCGGTCTCCGTCAAGCAGCTGTCGCTGGCGCCCGGCGAGCGTCGGGAAATCCTTATCGACATGACCGAAGGAAAAGAGGTGTCGATCACCGCCGGCGAAGCTGCCGGGATTATGGACCGCATTCGCGGCTTCTTTGAGCCTTCAAGTATTTTGATCTCCACGCTGGTGTTAACGCTCCGCCCAACGGGACTGCTGCCGCTGGTCACCGACACGCTGCCGATGCGCCTGCTGCCGGAAGAGATTATTGGCGGCAACCCAACGCGCAGCCGCGAAATCACGCTCGGCGACGATCCGGGCATTAACGGCCAGCTATGGGATATGAAGCGTATCGATATCCAGACCCAGCAGGGCACCTGGGAGCGCTGGACGGTGCGCGCGGATACGCCGCAGTCTTTCCACATTGAAGGCGTTAGTTTCCTGGTACGTAACGTCAACGGGGCTTCACCCTTCGGCGAAGATCGCGGCTGGAAGGATACCGTCTGGATAGACGGCCAGGTGGAGCTGCTGGTCTACTTCGGGCAGCCGTCATGGGAGCATTTCCCGTTCCTGTACTCCAGCCAGACGCTGGAGCTTGCCGACCGCGGCTCTATCGGTCAGCTGCTGGTTCAGCCGGCGCCGTAGTTTTTTCCTGCGCCAGCCCCTCGCCCTCGGGGGGCTGCTGCGACAGGATTATTGGCGGCGTATATTCATGTTGCTGTCATTAATATCTGCGACAAAAGGAAAAGGAAATCCTTGTTCGCCGGGTCATGCGCTAAGCTTTCCGACGACCTCTTCGCTGAAATGAGAAATGAACATGCCCAGCCCGCTTTACGTTTTTGACCTCGACCACACCCTGATAGACGCCGACTGCAGCACTCTCTGGAGCCGTTTCCTTTCCCGCGAAGGGCTGATAAAAGACCCTGATTATCTGGCCAAAGAGCACAAGCTGATGCTCGACTACCAGCGGGGCGAAATGAACATTCACGAATACGTTGGCGTGACGCTGGCGCCGCTGGCCGGGATGACGATTGCCGATGTAGACGCACTTGTGGCCCGCTGCGTCGAAACCGATGTTCTGCCGAAGGTTTACCCGGAGGCGAAGCGCCTGATTGAGCAATTGCACGCTCAGGGTCAGCAGATGATGATTATCTCTGCGTCCGTCAGCCTGCTGGTGAAGGCCATTGCTCCACGACTGGGTATTAAACACGCGATAGGCATCGACCTGGTGACCGGCAATAACGCGTATACCAGCGTGATAAGCGGCGTGCCGAGCTACCAGAGCGGGAAAATTACCCGCCTGAAGGAGTGGCTGCAGGTGAATCCGGAGTACAGCGGGGAGCTGACGTTTTATACCGACTCGATTAACGATCTACCGCTGTGTCTGGAGGCCGACCGGGTATTGATGGTGAATCCTTGCCAGAAGCTTGCGGCGCAGGGCGCACGCTACGGCTGGCAAACGCTGAGCTGGGCTTTATAGCGTGAGCGGGGAACGGTCAGGACCGCACCCCCGCCTGAGAAGTTACCGTGGAGAGTACAGCGGCACCGGTTTGCCGGTGATATAGCGGCGGCGCAGCCAGGCCGAAATAGCATCCATCGCCATCACCACGCAGACCAGAATCAGCGTGATAAACATCACCACGTCCCAGTTCCACAGCCGCATGTTCTCGGCGTACACCAGGCCTACACCGCCCGCTCCGACAAAGCCCAGCACTGCCGCAGAGCGGGTGTTGGATTCAATCTGATACAGGCTGAGAGAGAGGAACGCCGGGAACGACTGAGTGAAGATCCCGAAGCGGTGCTTCTGAATACCCGCCGCGCCGACGGCGGTTAATCCCCGGCTCGGAGAGCGATCTACCGCCTCATGACCTTCGGCGTACAGCCTGCCCAGCAGCCCGGTATCCTGCATCACAATAGCCAGTACGCCCGCGAGAGGGCCAAGCCCAACTGCGCGGACGAAAATCAGCCCCCAAATAGCCATGTCCACGCCGCGCAGAAGGTCAAACAGGCGGCGTACCAGCAGCGCGACGATTCGCGCTACCGGGCCCTGCATGATATTGCGGGCGGCAAAGAACGACAGCAGCAGCGCCAGCACCGTGGCCGTCAACGTGCCTGCGAAAACGATGGCGAGCGTAATGGCAATTTGTGAGAAGTAATAGGCGAACGGCCAGTTAATAAAATCATGCCAGACAAACATGCGCAGGAAATAGCGTCCCAGCTGAGCCATGCCGTTGAGGATTTGCCCGGCGTCGATGCCGAAGGTGAAGAAGAACCAGATGTAATAGCCAAGGATGGCGGCGCCCAGTAGCCCGATGTGGCGCAGGTAGCGCCCCTGCATGCGGTAGAGATCGCGGTGCTGTTCGCGGCTTTTGGCGATATCCGGTGTTGCCTGCGAAATACTCATTTTTTCCCCTCCAGAACCCAGCGGCGCAGCCTGCCGGACAGAACATCGAGGATGGAAACCACCACGATAATCAGCAGCAGCGTGATGCTGACCTGGTCGTAGCGGTCGAGTTTAATGTTGGTCATCAGCTCCTGGCCTATGCCACCTGCGCCCACGAGGCCGAGAATGGTGGAGGAGCGGAAGTTAATCTCAAAACGCATAAAGCTGTAGGAGAGGAAAATGGGCTTCACCTGCGGCCAAAGGGCAAAGCGAACGCGCTGAAGCGGCGAAGCGCCGCAGGCCACGAGCCCGCGTACCGGTTTGTCAGAGGCGCTTTCTATCGCTTCATAAAACAGCTTGGTCAGGCTGCCAATAGTGTGCAGCGCCAGCGCCAGGAATCCCGGAATGGCGCCGATGCCGAAAGCCATCACGAACA
This region of Cedecea lapagei genomic DNA includes:
- the phnE gene encoding phosphonate ABC transporter, permease protein PhnE, translating into MSISQATPDIAKSREQHRDLYRMQGRYLRHIGLLGAAILGYYIWFFFTFGIDAGQILNGMAQLGRYFLRMFVWHDFINWPFAYYFSQIAITLAIVFAGTLTATVLALLLSFFAARNIMQGPVARIVALLVRRLFDLLRGVDMAIWGLIFVRAVGLGPLAGVLAIVMQDTGLLGRLYAEGHEAVDRSPSRGLTAVGAAGIQKHRFGIFTQSFPAFLSLSLYQIESNTRSAAVLGFVGAGGVGLVYAENMRLWNWDVVMFITLILVCVVMAMDAISAWLRRRYITGKPVPLYSPR
- the ftsP gene encoding cell division protein FtsP; translated protein: MSLSRRQFIQASGVALCASSVPLRANAAGLQQPLPVPPLLESRRGQPLFLTLQRAHWAFTGGAKAPVWGFNGRYMGPTIRVWSGDDVKMIYSNRLQENVAMTIAGLQVPGPLIGGAARMMSPNVDWAPVLPIRQRAATLWYHANTPNRTARQVYNGLAGMWLIEDEVSKALPIPNHYGVDDFPIIIQDKRLDNFGAPEYQEPGSGGFVGDTLLVNGVQSPYVEVSRGWVRLRLLNASNSRRYQLQMSDGRSIAVISSDQGFLPAPVSVKQLSLAPGERREILIDMTEGKEVSITAGEAAGIMDRIRGFFEPSSILISTLVLTLRPTGLLPLVTDTLPMRLLPEEIIGGNPTRSREITLGDDPGINGQLWDMKRIDIQTQQGTWERWTVRADTPQSFHIEGVSFLVRNVNGASPFGEDRGWKDTVWIDGQVELLVYFGQPSWEHFPFLYSSQTLELADRGSIGQLLVQPAP
- a CDS encoding 1-acylglycerol-3-phosphate O-acyltransferase, translating into MLAIVRFIIVVIYCILVCIFGSIYCLFSPRNPRHVATFGHLFGRLAPVFGLRVETRLPAGAEHHPTAIYIGNHQNNYDMVTAANIVQPPTVTVGKKSLVWIPFFGQLYWLTGNLLIDRDNRAKAHSTISQVVEQIRKRKVSIWMFPEGTRSRGRGLLPFKTGAFHAAIAAGVPIIPVCVSNTSHKIKLNRWNNGLVIVEMLPPVDTSAYGKDQVRKLATDCRELMMAKIDELNQEVAAREAAGKIEKNRAH
- a CDS encoding HAD family hydrolase, whose amino-acid sequence is MPSPLYVFDLDHTLIDADCSTLWSRFLSREGLIKDPDYLAKEHKLMLDYQRGEMNIHEYVGVTLAPLAGMTIADVDALVARCVETDVLPKVYPEAKRLIEQLHAQGQQMMIISASVSLLVKAIAPRLGIKHAIGIDLVTGNNAYTSVISGVPSYQSGKITRLKEWLQVNPEYSGELTFYTDSINDLPLCLEADRVLMVNPCQKLAAQGARYGWQTLSWAL